Proteins found in one Paenibacillus wynnii genomic segment:
- a CDS encoding aldo/keto reductase: MSQLNGPFSGGPTLNDGVTMPWLGLGVWQTKDGDEVIRAVKSAVETGYRSIDTAAGYNNEEGVGQAIRECGVPREELFITTKVRNPDQGYDSTLKAFEVSRRKLGLDVIDLYLIHWPVAGKYLETWKALIHLQKEGLIKSIGVSNFQIHHLKDIIEATGVVPVVNQVEFHPLLTQRELLKYCREQGVQLEAWSPLMQGNLELPLLHELAGRYGKTPAQIVLRWDLQQGVITIPKSVHAERITENAGFFDFTLSDDDVKAIEDLNQNHRFGPDPDNFNF, translated from the coding sequence ATGAGTCAGTTGAACGGACCATTTTCAGGTGGACCCACACTAAATGACGGTGTAACGATGCCGTGGCTGGGGTTGGGTGTATGGCAGACTAAGGACGGTGATGAAGTTATCAGAGCCGTTAAATCGGCCGTGGAGACCGGTTACCGCAGTATTGATACAGCAGCAGGGTACAACAACGAAGAAGGGGTAGGACAAGCTATCCGCGAGTGCGGCGTTCCCCGTGAAGAACTGTTTATTACGACTAAAGTTCGCAACCCCGATCAAGGTTACGACTCCACATTGAAGGCATTTGAAGTCAGCCGGCGAAAGCTGGGACTGGATGTGATAGATCTTTATTTAATTCATTGGCCTGTTGCAGGCAAATATCTGGAGACTTGGAAAGCTTTAATTCATCTGCAAAAGGAAGGTCTAATTAAATCCATCGGTGTAAGCAACTTTCAGATTCACCATCTGAAGGATATCATTGAAGCTACCGGAGTTGTTCCTGTGGTCAATCAAGTGGAGTTCCATCCGCTGCTGACCCAACGCGAACTGCTGAAATACTGCCGCGAGCAGGGCGTACAGCTGGAGGCTTGGAGTCCGTTAATGCAGGGGAATCTTGAACTGCCGCTTCTCCATGAATTAGCTGGGAGATACGGGAAGACCCCGGCACAAATTGTTCTGCGCTGGGATTTGCAGCAAGGTGTAATCACAATCCCGAAATCAGTTCATGCGGAGCGTATTACAGAAAATGCCGGTTTCTTTGACTTCACACTCAGTGATGATGACGTCAAAGCCATTGAAGACCTCAACCAAAATCATCGCTTTGGCCCGGACCCCGACAATTTTAACTTCTAA
- a CDS encoding cupin domain-containing protein gives MTHKEISPLVEALGLQPHIEGGWYKRLWNSSFEIPQEVLGGSYSGSRCSASSIYFLLHADEASEWHTVLSDEIWLWHSGSPIVLSLGGSGDKPEDVKEYILGLDIAAGQQPQWVVPAGVWQAARPLGEEPVLVSCIVSPEFHFDDFKMIEK, from the coding sequence GTGACGCACAAAGAAATTTCGCCCCTAGTTGAAGCCTTGGGGCTGCAGCCGCACATTGAAGGCGGCTGGTACAAAAGACTTTGGAATTCTTCATTTGAAATCCCGCAAGAGGTATTAGGCGGCAGCTATTCCGGCTCGCGCTGCTCGGCATCTTCTATTTATTTTCTGCTCCATGCAGACGAAGCCTCGGAATGGCACACGGTGCTCTCCGATGAAATATGGCTGTGGCATTCCGGCAGCCCTATTGTGTTAAGTCTTGGAGGTAGCGGAGACAAACCGGAGGATGTTAAGGAGTATATCCTGGGCTTGGATATTGCTGCCGGTCAGCAGCCGCAATGGGTTGTCCCGGCAGGAGTATGGCAAGCAGCACGACCGCTCGGTGAAGAGCCGGTATTGGTCTCCTGCATTGTTTCCCCAGAGTTTCACTTTGATGACTTCAAAATGATTGAGAAATAA
- a CDS encoding SPFH domain-containing protein, whose product MEWAIIVVVLVVVVVFIALTVKIVPQQRIGVVERLGKFHRLLTPGLNILIPVIDQVRTYHDLRIQQANVPPQTVITKDNVQVQIDTIIFYKVVGPEEATYGISDYVYGVRNISTATMRQIIGKLELDETLSGREKISTEIRVALDEATEKWGVRIERVEVIDIKPPLDIQEAMDKQMKAERSKRAIVLEAEAAKQDMILRAEGDKQSKILKAEGDKEARIRQAEGSRQAQELEALGQAKAIQAIAEAEKIRIQLLSTSGLDEQVLAYRSFEALSEIAKGPANKVFLPTSAVETLGSLGAMAEIFKASKEGK is encoded by the coding sequence ATGGAATGGGCAATTATTGTTGTGGTTCTTGTTGTAGTTGTTGTCTTCATTGCTCTTACGGTCAAAATCGTACCACAGCAGCGTATCGGAGTCGTCGAACGTCTCGGTAAATTTCACCGTCTCTTAACACCGGGTCTGAACATTCTGATTCCTGTTATTGATCAGGTACGTACTTATCATGATCTTCGGATTCAACAAGCTAATGTCCCTCCGCAAACGGTAATAACGAAGGACAACGTACAGGTACAGATTGACACTATTATTTTCTATAAGGTTGTTGGCCCTGAAGAAGCAACCTACGGTATCTCGGATTATGTATATGGTGTGCGGAATATCTCGACTGCAACCATGCGTCAAATTATCGGTAAGCTGGAGCTGGATGAAACGTTGTCCGGCCGTGAAAAAATCTCCACCGAAATCCGCGTAGCTCTCGATGAGGCTACAGAGAAGTGGGGCGTACGGATTGAGCGTGTGGAAGTTATTGATATCAAACCGCCGCTTGATATTCAAGAAGCCATGGATAAGCAAATGAAAGCAGAACGTAGTAAACGGGCGATTGTCCTGGAGGCGGAAGCCGCTAAGCAGGATATGATTCTCCGGGCAGAGGGTGACAAGCAGAGTAAGATTCTGAAGGCGGAAGGGGATAAGGAAGCACGTATCCGCCAAGCTGAGGGTTCACGCCAAGCGCAGGAACTGGAAGCATTGGGTCAGGCTAAAGCCATTCAAGCTATAGCTGAAGCTGAGAAAATCCGGATTCAACTGCTCAGCACCTCTGGGCTGGATGAACAGGTTCTCGCTTACCGTTCCTTTGAAGCATTAAGTGAAATCGCTAAAGGCCCGGCGAATAAAGTCTTCCTGCCAACCAGTGCAGTAGAGACATTAGGAAGCTTGGGAGCTATGGCTGAGATATTTAAAGCAAGCAAGGAAGGCAAGTAA
- a CDS encoding NfeD family protein — MMVWMFWLVAAGVLFVVEMMTLTFYLLWLSIGALIAGLVSLLVPDAILLQVVLGSLVALGLTLFSKPLVARFRSSRGFDDTDIVGKQGIVVEAIEPGRYGQVKIGGDTWSATSVQTLGRDDIVKVVGRGTTIIEVERWEEMN, encoded by the coding sequence ATGATGGTCTGGATGTTTTGGTTAGTCGCAGCCGGTGTCCTGTTTGTAGTTGAAATGATGACGCTTACGTTTTATCTGCTTTGGCTCAGTATCGGTGCTTTGATTGCCGGATTAGTGTCGCTTTTAGTACCGGATGCCATTCTATTGCAAGTAGTACTTGGCTCTCTTGTAGCACTGGGTCTGACTCTGTTCTCGAAGCCGTTAGTGGCGAGATTCCGCAGCTCGCGAGGATTTGATGATACGGATATTGTCGGGAAGCAGGGGATTGTTGTGGAAGCTATAGAGCCTGGGCGATACGGACAGGTAAAGATTGGCGGAGATACATGGAGTGCAACCTCTGTTCAGACACTTGGCAGAGATGATATCGTCAAAGTAGTAGGAAGAGGTACCACTATTATCGAGGTAGAACGATGGGAGGAAATGAACTAA
- a CDS encoding XTP/dITP diphosphatase, whose amino-acid sequence MKSSGGILIVATKNQGKVREFQHAFAPLGLTVKSMFDYPDLPDVVEDGATFAENALKKARTVANALGFPVLADDSGLCVDALEGRPGVYSARYAGEDAGDSDNNLKLLSELEELKQGEDTGQPLLSTARFVCALSLYDPATDHELTAEGTVEGWITSEPAGGGGFGYDPLFYLSDYGKTMAELTLTEKQLISHRGAALRLLTEKLSSRNGQL is encoded by the coding sequence ATGAAATCGTCAGGCGGCATTCTTATTGTTGCAACAAAAAATCAGGGTAAGGTACGGGAATTTCAACATGCCTTTGCCCCTCTGGGTCTGACCGTGAAGAGTATGTTTGACTACCCCGATCTCCCGGATGTAGTGGAGGACGGTGCCACCTTTGCCGAGAATGCTTTGAAGAAGGCGAGGACCGTAGCCAATGCCCTCGGATTTCCGGTTCTTGCGGATGATTCCGGACTTTGCGTAGATGCGCTGGAGGGCAGACCGGGTGTCTACTCTGCTCGTTATGCAGGTGAAGATGCAGGTGATTCTGATAATAATCTTAAGCTGCTCAGCGAGCTGGAGGAACTGAAGCAGGGCGAGGATACAGGACAGCCCTTGCTCAGTACAGCTCGATTCGTATGTGCGTTATCGCTGTATGATCCGGCAACGGATCACGAACTTACGGCAGAAGGTACGGTTGAGGGTTGGATAACCTCTGAGCCGGCAGGTGGTGGCGGCTTCGGTTATGATCCGCTATTTTACTTGTCGGATTACGGGAAGACTATGGCGGAGCTGACCCTTACGGAGAAGCAGCTGATAAGCCACCGAGGCGCTGCATTGCGGTTGCTGACGGAGAAGCTGTCTTCTAGAAACGGTCAGCTGTAG
- the rph gene encoding ribonuclease PH — protein MRSNGRNDDQLRSLTITTQTNKYAEGSVLIEMGDTKVICTATVEEKVPPFLKGQGKGWVTAEYSMLPRATGTRNQREAARGKLTGRTMEIQRLIGRALRSVVNLQALGERSITLDCDVIQADGGTRTASITGAFVAMAIAINKIAVQHKLAVFPITDFLAAISVGVVGDKTLLDLNYEEDSKAKVDMNVVMTGGGAFVEVQGTGEERPFTRQELNRLLELGEKGVTELIATQKEVLGAIALKIPAGQPGQEV, from the coding sequence ATGAGATCAAACGGGCGGAATGACGACCAGCTTCGGTCATTGACGATAACAACCCAAACTAATAAATATGCTGAGGGCTCCGTGCTTATTGAAATGGGAGATACCAAGGTCATTTGTACAGCAACTGTAGAGGAGAAGGTTCCTCCTTTTCTTAAAGGTCAAGGAAAAGGCTGGGTAACCGCTGAGTATTCCATGCTTCCAAGAGCAACTGGGACGCGCAACCAGCGCGAAGCAGCACGGGGCAAGCTAACGGGGCGTACCATGGAAATTCAACGATTAATTGGCCGGGCTCTTCGGTCTGTAGTGAATTTGCAGGCACTTGGCGAGCGCAGTATTACGCTGGACTGTGATGTTATTCAAGCAGACGGCGGCACGCGGACGGCTTCGATTACCGGTGCTTTTGTAGCGATGGCCATTGCCATTAACAAAATTGCGGTACAGCACAAGCTCGCAGTATTCCCCATTACCGATTTTCTTGCAGCGATCAGTGTCGGTGTAGTAGGTGACAAAACCCTGCTGGATTTGAATTATGAAGAAGACTCCAAAGCCAAAGTAGATATGAATGTAGTGATGACGGGCGGCGGTGCATTCGTGGAGGTTCAAGGAACAGGGGAGGAAAGACCTTTTACTCGTCAAGAACTCAATCGTTTGCTAGAGCTAGGTGAGAAAGGGGTAACAGAACTGATTGCTACCCAGAAGGAAGTCTTGGGAGCCATTGCGCTCAAAATCCCTGCCGGGCAGCCTGGCCAAGAGGTATAG
- a CDS encoding GerMN domain-containing protein, whose translation MTHMQKIRGISAACLLAVPLALSGCSLLGMDASSSVDPPPTEVEAQMLEISGDTLDSGVLGPVTLDANTLEASAPAAADNSSTEPRTTVYLEDGNGLLAPVSLSLPSGEGATTLKDSLTALVSKGAYEALLPSGFQGMLPAGTTVQNVTVDKEKGLAVVEFNAKFNDYAVQDERKILEAITWTLTGEEGIKGVQLWVDGKKLNEMPLNGTPLDRPLSRTMGINLPKSNTLDMNSSAVTVYFSAASPKGVQYYVPMTRFVPAGQEPIKAALGELLSGPESGDGVETVMTAGTILDSVEEGQNGVVTVSLKDDMFVDGDKVPAEMLQSVVLTVAQNSKDSLVQIRLNGKDAVTGTNEVNYGKPVSAPQYLNEMPL comes from the coding sequence ATGACACATATGCAAAAAATTCGCGGGATATCCGCAGCCTGTCTGCTGGCAGTTCCTCTGGCTCTATCCGGCTGCAGCTTGCTTGGAATGGACGCGTCTTCCTCCGTAGATCCACCTCCAACTGAAGTGGAGGCACAAATGCTGGAGATCAGCGGCGATACACTGGATTCGGGAGTACTCGGCCCTGTGACCTTGGATGCAAATACGCTGGAGGCTAGTGCTCCTGCAGCAGCAGACAACAGTTCTACCGAACCTCGAACAACGGTATATCTCGAGGATGGGAATGGATTACTCGCACCGGTTTCACTTAGCCTGCCGTCCGGTGAAGGGGCAACAACCCTGAAGGACTCCCTAACAGCGCTGGTCAGTAAAGGTGCCTATGAAGCATTATTGCCATCAGGATTCCAGGGTATGCTCCCAGCCGGGACTACAGTGCAAAATGTGACTGTAGACAAGGAGAAAGGTCTGGCAGTCGTTGAATTTAACGCTAAATTTAATGATTATGCTGTCCAGGATGAACGTAAAATACTGGAAGCAATCACCTGGACACTGACAGGTGAAGAAGGAATTAAAGGGGTACAGCTTTGGGTAGACGGTAAGAAACTCAATGAAATGCCGCTAAATGGAACACCGCTGGATCGTCCATTATCTCGGACAATGGGTATCAATCTGCCAAAGAGCAATACCCTGGATATGAACTCCAGTGCGGTCACCGTTTATTTTTCTGCTGCATCACCTAAAGGTGTTCAGTACTATGTACCGATGACTCGATTTGTACCCGCAGGACAGGAACCGATCAAGGCTGCTTTGGGTGAGTTGCTATCCGGACCTGAGTCAGGGGATGGAGTTGAAACAGTAATGACTGCCGGGACTATTCTTGATTCTGTTGAAGAGGGACAAAATGGCGTAGTTACGGTCTCACTGAAAGATGATATGTTCGTTGACGGTGATAAGGTGCCTGCGGAAATGCTGCAATCCGTAGTACTGACTGTCGCCCAGAATAGCAAGGATTCATTGGTTCAGATTCGGCTGAACGGAAAGGATGCAGTGACCGGAACGAATGAAGTTAATTACGGAAAGCCGGTTTCCGCTCCTCAATATTTGAATGAGATGCCGCTGTAG
- a CDS encoding phosphatidylglycerophosphatase A, giving the protein MADAKMPYSLNSKAVAEATKSWLHKRGVTIEEIADLVMLLQKHYYPNLTMEECIHNVEMVLSKREVQNAVLTGIQLDVLAEEGKLFPQLQDMIENDEGLYGVDEILAFSIVNVYGSIGFTNYGYVDKLKPGVLERLNNKETGQIHTFLDDIVGAVAAAASSRIAHRKQAEREKNLGLPHAPEDTEEAAKKLTGSNAEKPE; this is encoded by the coding sequence ATGGCTGACGCAAAAATGCCTTACAGTCTGAACAGCAAGGCCGTTGCAGAGGCGACAAAAAGCTGGCTGCATAAGCGTGGAGTAACTATAGAAGAAATTGCGGATCTCGTTATGCTGCTGCAGAAGCATTATTATCCAAATTTAACGATGGAAGAATGTATTCACAACGTAGAGATGGTACTTAGCAAAAGAGAAGTGCAAAACGCGGTATTAACGGGTATTCAATTAGATGTATTGGCTGAAGAGGGAAAGTTGTTTCCCCAATTGCAGGATATGATTGAGAATGACGAGGGGCTTTACGGAGTGGACGAAATTTTGGCCTTCTCCATAGTAAACGTGTATGGAAGTATCGGGTTTACCAACTACGGCTATGTCGACAAGTTGAAACCTGGTGTACTGGAAAGACTGAACAATAAAGAAACAGGACAAATCCACACCTTTCTGGATGATATTGTAGGCGCTGTAGCCGCTGCAGCCAGCAGCAGGATCGCGCACCGCAAACAGGCGGAAAGAGAGAAGAATCTTGGGCTGCCGCATGCTCCAGAGGATACCGAAGAAGCTGCTAAGAAGCTTACCGGAAGTAACGCTGAAAAGCCTGAATAA
- a CDS encoding MBL fold metallo-hydrolase produces MVTGRRFKEDDGFMRKAVITTWERDILQISVPMDPPLRQVNSYLLTDADGGVTIIDPGPHSQETEMAWQGILRELSLSWSKVRNVVVTHHHPDHYGLAGRMQSLSGCKVWMSKRAHTEALFMWGETSQMNDVLPLFFSKHGMPNSITDTIREHLERFEPQVTPQPEVSYISPAEPFEMGNRLWRPVVTGGHAPGHLSFYNSESGYMICGDAVLPQISPNVSLLPGSDPQPLQTFLTGLRDLGSYQVSMAFPGHREPFTGFTKRIHSLLDHHEERLEAAEALLSNGPLSGFAICEDLFRGRISSTHQMRFAMSETLAHMIELVRRERAIIIESGSGWLFTGME; encoded by the coding sequence ATGGTAACCGGGAGAAGATTTAAAGAAGACGATGGCTTCATGCGTAAAGCAGTTATTACTACATGGGAACGGGATATCCTACAGATATCTGTACCCATGGACCCGCCGCTCCGGCAAGTGAACAGCTATCTTCTTACGGATGCAGACGGCGGTGTTACCATTATAGATCCAGGCCCGCACAGCCAGGAGACAGAAATGGCTTGGCAGGGTATTCTTCGGGAGCTAAGTTTGTCCTGGAGCAAGGTACGGAATGTCGTTGTTACCCACCATCATCCTGATCATTATGGATTGGCAGGAAGGATGCAGTCCCTCAGTGGCTGCAAGGTGTGGATGTCGAAGCGAGCCCATACCGAAGCCCTGTTCATGTGGGGGGAGACCTCCCAGATGAATGATGTACTTCCCTTGTTTTTTTCCAAGCATGGTATGCCAAACTCTATAACGGATACGATCAGGGAACACTTGGAACGCTTTGAGCCACAGGTTACACCTCAGCCTGAAGTGTCCTATATATCACCCGCGGAGCCTTTTGAAATGGGCAATCGCCTATGGAGGCCAGTAGTTACTGGCGGTCATGCTCCTGGACACTTGTCCTTCTACAATAGTGAAAGCGGGTATATGATTTGCGGCGATGCCGTCCTACCGCAAATTTCGCCCAATGTCAGTCTGCTGCCGGGCAGCGATCCTCAACCGCTTCAGACATTCCTGACGGGGCTGCGAGACCTTGGCAGCTATCAGGTCAGTATGGCCTTTCCTGGACACCGTGAGCCGTTTACAGGTTTCACTAAGCGAATCCACAGTCTGCTTGATCACCATGAGGAACGGTTGGAGGCTGCAGAGGCCCTCCTTTCAAACGGACCCTTAAGCGGATTTGCAATCTGTGAAGATCTGTTCCGGGGCCGGATATCGAGCACTCATCAGATGAGGTTCGCCATGAGTGAGACCTTGGCTCATATGATTGAACTTGTACGCCGGGAGCGGGCAATTATTATAGAGTCGGGTAGTGGATGGTTATTCACGGGCATGGAATAG
- a CDS encoding class I SAM-dependent methyltransferase, with the protein MCEWYKESFGEDYLIVYKHRDFGGARREVEQMIGWLDLPPGAKVLDLCCGMGRHSLALSEAGYFVTGVDLSEPLLREARAQEGSEKVTWLCSDMRGLPLAGGFDAVVNLFTSFGYFEEDEEQIKVLREIRRLLKPGGKFIIDFLNPSCVIRNLVPHSTREEGDILIDEKRRIEDGYVKKIITITSKEDGIPRQYHECVKLYPLEKFQEMIAVAGLQLEAVHGSYDEGEYDVECSKRMIFRGVRA; encoded by the coding sequence ATGTGTGAATGGTATAAGGAGAGCTTCGGAGAGGACTATCTGATTGTATATAAACACCGTGATTTCGGAGGAGCTAGGCGTGAAGTCGAACAAATGATTGGCTGGCTGGATTTACCCCCGGGAGCTAAAGTACTGGATCTTTGCTGCGGTATGGGCCGTCATTCCCTTGCACTATCGGAAGCAGGTTACTTCGTAACCGGTGTGGATTTATCCGAGCCGCTTCTTCGGGAAGCCCGTGCTCAAGAGGGATCGGAGAAAGTAACCTGGCTGTGCTCTGATATGAGGGGTTTGCCTCTGGCTGGAGGATTTGATGCAGTGGTCAACCTCTTTACCTCCTTTGGATATTTTGAAGAAGATGAGGAGCAAATCAAGGTGCTTCGTGAAATCAGACGATTGCTGAAGCCTGGCGGGAAATTTATTATTGATTTTCTTAACCCATCCTGTGTAATTCGTAATTTAGTTCCGCACTCTACCCGTGAAGAAGGGGACATTCTGATCGATGAGAAACGCCGGATTGAAGACGGATATGTGAAGAAGATTATCACTATAACCTCCAAAGAAGATGGAATTCCCCGCCAATACCATGAGTGCGTGAAGCTGTATCCGCTTGAGAAATTTCAGGAGATGATTGCGGTAGCCGGCTTACAACTCGAAGCTGTCCATGGCAGCTATGATGAAGGCGAATATGATGTTGAGTGCTCTAAACGGATGATTTTTAGAGGCGTTCGGGCGTAG
- the tyrS gene encoding tyrosine--tRNA ligase: MNIMDELEWRDAINQQTDAEGLRDLTKQKAVSLYCGVDPTGDSMHIGHLIPFMVLKRFQLAGHRPVILIGGATGTIGDPSGRQSERSLQTLEEVQANVDALTEQMKKLFIIEGDNQIRMVNNYDWTHKINVIEFLRDYGKNFTVNSMLAKDVVASRLESGISFTEFSYQILQSLDYLHLYQHEDVQLQIGGSDQWGNITSGLDLIRKREGSEAKAFGLTIPLMLKADGTKFGKSAGGAIWLDPNKTTPFEFYQFWANTDDRDVVKHLKYFTFLTKEQIDDLADKVQTEPHKREAQKKLAEEMTRFVHSEELLEQAKRITAALFSGDIKSLTADEIEQGFKDMPTFEATQESKNIVDWLVDLGIEPSKRQAREDITKGAISMNGERVSDVGLEVTVAQAIGGRFIIIRKGKKNYSLVKML; this comes from the coding sequence GTGAATATTATGGACGAACTAGAATGGCGCGATGCCATTAATCAACAAACGGATGCGGAAGGCCTTCGGGATTTAACGAAACAAAAAGCAGTTTCGTTATACTGCGGTGTTGACCCAACGGGTGACAGCATGCATATTGGCCACTTGATTCCATTTATGGTGCTCAAACGCTTCCAGCTTGCCGGCCACCGTCCAGTGATTCTGATTGGCGGAGCAACGGGCACCATCGGTGATCCAAGCGGCCGTCAAAGTGAGCGCTCGCTGCAAACGCTAGAAGAAGTACAAGCTAACGTTGATGCGCTTACTGAACAAATGAAAAAGCTCTTTATTATTGAAGGCGATAATCAAATTCGTATGGTCAACAATTATGACTGGACACATAAAATCAATGTAATTGAATTCCTGCGTGATTACGGTAAAAATTTCACCGTTAACTCCATGCTTGCAAAGGATGTTGTCGCGAGCAGACTGGAAAGCGGTATTTCCTTTACCGAATTCTCCTACCAAATCCTGCAGTCGCTTGATTACCTGCATTTATATCAGCATGAAGACGTACAGCTGCAAATTGGCGGCTCCGATCAATGGGGCAACATTACTAGCGGTCTTGATCTGATTCGAAAAAGAGAAGGATCTGAGGCGAAAGCTTTTGGCCTGACGATTCCGCTTATGCTGAAAGCTGACGGTACGAAATTCGGCAAATCAGCCGGTGGTGCGATATGGCTGGATCCGAATAAGACAACCCCTTTTGAATTCTACCAGTTCTGGGCTAACACGGATGACCGCGATGTAGTAAAGCATTTGAAGTACTTTACGTTCCTTACCAAGGAGCAGATTGATGACCTGGCTGATAAGGTGCAAACAGAGCCGCATAAACGCGAGGCACAAAAGAAACTGGCCGAAGAAATGACCAGATTCGTACACAGTGAGGAATTGCTGGAGCAAGCAAAACGCATCACAGCAGCATTGTTCAGCGGTGATATTAAATCGCTCACTGCTGATGAAATCGAGCAAGGTTTTAAAGACATGCCGACATTCGAGGCTACGCAGGAGTCTAAGAATATCGTGGACTGGCTAGTTGATCTGGGTATTGAACCTTCCAAACGTCAGGCGCGTGAGGATATTACAAAAGGTGCAATTTCGATGAATGGCGAGCGAGTTAGCGATGTTGGTCTGGAAGTTACAGTAGCTCAAGCTATCGGCGGTCGCTTCATCATTATCCGTAAAGGTAAGAAAAATTACAGCTTGGTAAAAATGCTTTAG
- a CDS encoding glycoside hydrolase family 13 protein — translation MNPKWWKESIVYQIYPISFMDSNGDGVGDLRGIISKLDYLQDLGVDVIWVCPIYKSPNHDNGYDISDYCDIMKEFGTMDDFDRLLQDMHSRGMKLMMDLVLNHTSHQHAWFVESRSSKDNPKRDFYIWRKGKNGGPPNNWESYFSGSVWEHDPHTDEYYLHLYSKYQPDLNWENPVVIDKLHEMVQWWLKKGVDGFRFDAIAHIVKTEGYPDAHNPHGTPTVRAYDMFSNLEDVHTLLQNLHDKVLYFYDIMTVGETSGLGPEQALDYVGDGRRELNMTFQFEHMFLDAASAGSGKWDVVPWNLIDLKKIITNWQVVLHNRGWNANYLCNHDQPRSVSRFGNDLFYRIPSAKMLATFTHMLEGTPYIYQGEEIGMTNVAFESIDNYRDVETLNYYEEKRRNGVPEEQIMAAIHKKSRDNARTPMQWNDDDEGGFTTGDPWLKVNSNYMEINAAYAVKDPDSIYHYYKNLIALRKKHKVIVYGEYELLLPEDTEIYVYTRTLEDQRVLVILNFFEREPIIELPQGMLTNPGELLISNYEPQKEEDLGRLKLRPYEARVYLQRLI, via the coding sequence ATGAACCCCAAATGGTGGAAGGAAAGTATTGTGTATCAAATTTATCCCATCAGCTTCATGGACAGCAACGGAGATGGAGTGGGAGATCTACGGGGGATTATTTCCAAGCTGGATTATCTGCAGGATCTGGGAGTAGATGTAATCTGGGTATGCCCTATTTACAAATCGCCGAACCATGACAACGGCTATGATATTAGCGACTACTGTGACATTATGAAGGAATTCGGGACGATGGATGATTTTGACCGGCTGCTGCAGGATATGCACTCACGCGGTATGAAGCTGATGATGGATCTGGTCCTCAACCATACCTCCCACCAGCATGCCTGGTTTGTTGAATCGAGAAGCTCCAAGGACAATCCGAAACGGGATTTTTACATCTGGAGAAAAGGTAAAAACGGGGGACCGCCTAACAACTGGGAGTCTTATTTCAGCGGATCGGTGTGGGAGCATGATCCGCATACGGATGAGTACTATTTACATCTCTATTCCAAGTACCAGCCGGACCTCAACTGGGAAAATCCCGTAGTCATAGATAAGCTGCATGAGATGGTACAGTGGTGGCTTAAAAAAGGTGTAGACGGTTTTCGCTTTGACGCGATTGCCCATATCGTTAAGACCGAAGGTTACCCGGATGCCCATAATCCCCACGGTACGCCAACCGTAAGAGCCTATGACATGTTCTCCAATCTGGAAGATGTTCATACTTTGCTGCAAAATTTGCATGATAAGGTGCTTTATTTTTACGACATTATGACGGTTGGTGAGACCTCTGGGCTTGGTCCGGAGCAGGCACTGGATTATGTGGGGGACGGTCGTCGCGAGTTGAACATGACTTTTCAGTTTGAGCATATGTTTCTGGATGCAGCCTCCGCCGGTAGCGGGAAGTGGGACGTTGTACCGTGGAACCTGATCGATCTGAAAAAAATCATCACCAACTGGCAGGTTGTTCTGCATAACCGCGGCTGGAATGCCAACTACCTGTGCAATCATGATCAGCCCCGCTCTGTGTCCCGATTTGGGAACGATCTTTTTTACCGGATTCCTTCGGCTAAGATGCTCGCAACCTTTACTCATATGCTTGAAGGCACGCCCTATATTTACCAAGGGGAAGAGATAGGGATGACGAACGTTGCTTTTGAGTCCATAGATAACTATCGGGATGTTGAGACCCTTAATTATTATGAAGAGAAGCGGCGGAACGGGGTCCCGGAAGAGCAAATCATGGCGGCCATTCATAAAAAAAGCAGAGATAATGCCCGTACACCCATGCAGTGGAACGACGATGACGAAGGTGGGTTTACAACAGGTGACCCCTGGCTTAAGGTCAACTCTAATTACATGGAGATCAATGCAGCCTACGCGGTCAAAGATCCAGATTCCATCTATCATTATTATAAGAACCTGATTGCGCTTCGAAAAAAACATAAGGTCATCGTATATGGTGAGTATGAGTTATTGCTGCCAGAAGATACGGAGATTTATGTATATACGCGGACACTTGAAGATCAGCGTGTGCTGGTCATTCTGAACTTTTTTGAACGGGAACCGATTATTGAGCTTCCGCAAGGGATGTTGACCAATCCGGGGGAGCTGTTGATTTCGAATTATGAGCCGCAAAAAGAGGAGGACTTAGGCCGCTTGAAGCTTCGTCCGTATGAAGCCAGAGTATATTTACAGCGCCTGATTTAA